From the genome of Rathayibacter sp. VKM Ac-2804:
CCGGGCGGCAGTCGAGGTCGGCCCGGTCGACGGCGGTGAGGCGCGAACCGCCGTCGTCGAAGGTGAGGGTGGCGTCCCGCAGTTCGATCATCGTGCGCTCCCGAGGGCGGTGAGGGGGTCGGTGGAGACGACGGTGCGCAGGGCCGCGGCGGCGCCGAGCAGTCCCAGCGCGATCATCAGGGCGACCGGGACCAGCGTGGTCACGGGGCTGAGCAGGAACGGCAGGGCCGAGCCGGCGAGCGAGCCGAGCCCGAGCACCGCGAGCAGCCCCGCGCCCGTCCCCGCGATCAGCACGACGAGGGCCTGGCCGAGGGCGTCCCGGAGCAGTGAGGGTGTCGACGCGCCGAGGGCCTTGAGCACGGCGATGTCGCCGGAGCGCTGCATCGTCCAGACCGTGAAGAACGCTCCGACGACGAGCGCGGCGATCCCGAAGAGCATCGCGACCATCAGCAGCAGCGAGCCGATCTCGGACCGGAACGAGCCGATCGCGGTGAGCGCGGCGAGCGGAGCCCGAGCGATCGTGCCGGTCGCCGCCTCCCCCGCCGCCCAGTCCGGCGAGCCGCGCACCGCGAGGACGGTCGCGTCGGCCGGCGTGCCGAGCGAGGCCGCGAGCGCTCGCCAGGCGGCGAGCGGGAGGCGGACCACGGGGGTGTGGCTGTACCAGTCGTCGCCGCCGATCGAGGAGACGACGGCGGAGGTGCCCGCGATGCGCACGGCGTCGCCGACTCCGACGCCGAGCGCTTTCGCCGCGGGAGCCGAGAGCGCGATGCCGCCCGGGTCGGCCGAAGCCCCGAGCGCCGCGTCGACGCCGAGGACGGCGACCGCGACGCGCGCTCCGTCCGCCTCCGCCCGGGCCTGCAGCACGCCGAGCGGCTCGACGGAGACGACTCCCGGGAGCGCCGCCCACTCCGCCTCCTGCTGCGCGGTGACCGCGGAGTCGGCGAACGAGGGCGCGTCGTCCCCGGCCGAGAAGACGAGCCGGTCGGCGGGCACGCCGAGGACCGCCGAGACGTTCTGCAGGGCCAGCCCGCCGGTCAGCCCGGAGAGGAACCCCACCAGGAGGGTGAGCAGCGCGACCACCGCGCCGATGAGCAGGAATCGGCCGCGAGCGGAACGCAGCTCGCGCCAGGCGACGAACACGGGGACCTCCAGGGAGTCGATGCCGCGGGATCGGCGGCCCCTCCAGCCTGGAAGCGGCGCGGATCCGGCGCATCGTGCGGTCGACCGGGGGCGCCGCCCGCTCTTCGAGGGACGGCCGCCTCCTCCTTTCGCACGATGACAGGCAGCCCCGCGGTGCGTAGCGTTCCCCCGTGCCGCACACCCCGCTCGCCCCCGTCCTGACGGGACTGCGCGCGGGACTGCACCTCCTGGTCGGCGGTCTGCTCGCCCTCGTCGCCGTGCGCACGCTCGTCGAGCCCGGCCCGCGCACTCCGGCGGTGCTCCTGCTCTGCCTCCTCCTGCTCGCCGCGTACCTCGCCGGGCCGCGCTGGACGGCCCGCTCGCGGCGCCGCGGGAGGCTGCGGCTCGCGGGAGTGACGCTCGCCTGGGCCGCACTCGTCCTGCTCGAGTCCGACGCCGCCTACCTCGCGTTCCCGCTGTTCTTCCTGGCGATGCACGTGCTGCCCCCACGGGCGGCGGTCGCCGCGGTGCTCGGCCTCACGGGCATCGCCGTCGCGGCCCTCGGCTGGGACGACCGGTGGAGCATCGGCGGGGTCGTCGGCCCGGTGATCGCCGCCGGCATCGCGATCCTGATCGGCCTCGCCGCGCGCGCCCTCGCCCGGGAGGCGCGCGAGCGGGAGGAGCTGCTCGCCGAGCTCCTCGCCACCCGCGACCGGCTCGGTGCGAGCGAGCGCGCGGCCGCCGTCGCCGAGGAGCGCTCGCGGCTGGCCCGCGAGATCCACGACACCGTCGCGCAGGGTCTGTCGAGCATCCAGATGCTGCTGCACGCGGCCGAGCGCGCCGACCCGGGGCGACCGGGGATCGAGCACGTCCGCCTCGCCCGGGAGACCGCCGCGGCCGATCTGGACGAGACGCGGCGCTTCATCCGCGAGCTCGCCCCGCCGGCTCTCGACAGCGAGAGCATCGACGGAGCGCTGCGGCGACTGGCCGGCACGCACTGGGAGCGCTCGGGCGTCGTCGTGACGGTCGACGCCGAGGACGGTCGCGCCCTGTCGATGCAGACGCAGACGGCGCTGCTCCGGCTCGCCCAGGGCGCGGTCGCGAACGCGCTGCAGCACTCGGGAGCGAGCACGGTCGCGCTGACGCTCCGCAGCGACGGGCGCACCGCCCGTCTCGAGATCGCGGACGACGGGGCCGGGTTCGATCCCGAGGCGGCCGCCCCCTCAGCGCGGCCGGACTCCTTCGGCCTGCGGGCGATGCGCGAGCGGGCCGAGCAGCTCGGCGGGCGGCTGGAGGTCGAGTCGTCGCCGGCCGGCACGACGGTCCGCGCCGAGCTCCCCGCCGGCGGCACCCCGTGATCCGCGTCCTCCTCGTCGACGACCACCCGATCGTCCGCACCGGGCTGCGCGCGCTGATCGCCGCGGACCCGGGTCTGACCGTGGTCGGCGAGGCCGGCTCCCCCGCGGAGGCGATCAGCGCCGCCGCCCGCCTGCACCCGGACGTGGTGCTGATGGACCTGCGCTTCGGCGCCGACCGCGAGACCGGCGTCGACGCGACGCGGGCGCTGCGCTCCTCAGCCGCGCCGCCCTCCGTCCTCGTCCTCACGACCTACGACACCGACGCGGACATCCTGGGCGCGGTGGAGGCCGGCGCGAGCGGCTACCTGCTCAAGGACGCGCCGCCGGAGGAGCTGCTCGCCGCGATCCGCGCTGCCGCCGCCGGCGAGAGCGCGCTCGCCCCCGCCGTCGCCGCGCGGCTGTTCGAGCGCCTCCGCTCCCCCGCGCCGCGGCTCAGCGCCCGCGAGACCGAGGTGCTCGCCCTCGTCGCCCAGGGCCTCAGCAACACCGAGGTCGCCGCCCGGCTGTTCGTGACCGAGACCACCGTCAAATCGCACCTCGCGCACGTGTTCGCGAAGCTCGGCGTCACCTCCCGCACCGCGGCGGTCTCGGCCGCGCGCCGCTCGGGCGTGCTGCGCTGACCCCCCGGCGGACCCCGCGGGTAGACTCCCCTACCGTGACCGACGAGACCCGCCTCCCCCGAACCACCGTCAGCAAGCTCGCCGCCCTCGAGGACGGCCCGGTGCGCGTCGCCGGCTGGGTCGAGACCGTGCGCGATCAGAAGAAGGTGCAGTTCGTCGTCCTCCGCGACGAGTCCGGCGCCGTGCAGCTGGTGAACCCGGCCGTGCGCGAGGCCGTCGAGGGCGACGACGCCTCCGCCGCGAAGCTCGCGATCACCGAGGCGATCTCCGGACTCGCGCAGGGCTCGTTCGTGAGCGTGACCGGTCAGCTCAAGCACGACGAGCGCGTGAAGCTCGGCGGCCTCGAGGTCAAGCTCGAGTCGCTCGAGATCGTCAGCGCGTCGATCCCCGAGGCGCCGATCGCGGCCGACTCCGGCATCGACAAGCGGATGGACTGGCGCTTCCTCGACCTGCGCCGCCCCGAGCAGAACCTGATCGCCCGGGTGCAGACCACGTTCGAGCACGCGCTGCGCACGTACTGGATCGAGCACGACTTCATCGAGATCCACACCCCGAAGCTGATGGCGAGTGCCTCCGAGTCGCGCGCCGAGCTCTTCGAGGTCGAGTACTTCGAGACCAAGGCCTACCTCGCGCAGAGCCCGCAGTTCTTCAAGCAGATGGCGCAGCCGGCCGGCTTCGGCAAGGTCTTCGAAGTGGGGCCCGCGTTCCGCGCCGACCCGAGCTTCACCTCCCGGCACGCGACCGAGTTCACCAGCGTCGACGCCGAGGTCTCCTGGATCGACTCGCACGAGGACGTGATGGAGCTGCACGAGCAGCTCATCGTCGCCGGCCTCACCGCGGTCGTCGAGAAGCACGGCGAGGCGATCAAGGCACTCTTCGACATCGACCTGCGCGTGCCGACCACGCCGTTCCCGCGCATCCCGCTCGCCGAGGCCAAGCGGATCGTCGCGGAGCGCGGCTACGAGGTGCCCCGCGCCGACGACGACATGGACCCCGAGGGCGAGCGCCGCATCGCGGCCTACGTGCAGGAGGAGTTCGGCCACGACTTCGTCTTCCTGACCGACTACGCCTCGAGCATCCGGCCGTTCTACCACATGCGCCGCGAGGGCGACGGAACGATCACCAACAGCTACGACCTCATCTACAACGGCGTCGAGATCTCCACCGGCGCGCAGCGCGAGCACCGCGTCGACGTCCTCGTCGAGCAGGCGCGCGAGAAGGGCCTGGAGCCGGAGGAGCTCGAGTTCTACCTCGACTTCTTCCGCTACGGCGTCCCGCCTCACGGCGGCTTCGGCATGGGGCTCTCCCGCGTCATCATGCTGATGCTCGGGCAGGCCAACCTGCGCGAGGTCACGTACCTCTTCCGCGGGCCCACCCGCCTGCTGCCTTAAGGCATGGCGGGCCGGGGTCTCGATTCGCCGCTGCGCGGCTACTCGACCAGCATGAAGGTGCGCACGGGTTCACTTCGCGCTGCACGCGCGGGCGTCCGTCTCATGCTGATCGAGTAGCCCTCGCAGAGGGCGTATCGAGATCCACCCGCTCGCAGGACGGCGGATCTCGATACGCCGCTCCGCGCCTACTCGACCAGCATGTGGAGCCGCGTCAGCGGGGCAGGCGCTCGTACGGCACGCGGCGGCTCAGCCAGCCGAGCACGCCGGCGACGGCGGCCGCGACCGTCGCAGGCACGAGCAGCAGCCAGAGCGCCGAGGTCACGGCGACCAGCGCGAGCGCCACCGCGGCGACCCCCGCGCCGATCGCGAAGTTCCAGCGCACGTCGGTCACCACCCCGGCCTCCGGCCGCGCCCACAGCACGACGAGCGCCGTCGCGATCGGGCCGAGGAACAGCCCGAGCACGAACCAGCGCCAGCGCGAGCGCCCCTTCTGCTCGGCGAGACCGGCCGTGACGATCGCGAGAGCGAACCAGAGCCAACCGGAGCCTTGGGTGAGTGTCATGCCCGGAGCCTACGGCGCGGGCAGGATCATGAGGTCGAGGTAGTCGGTCAGGCAGGCCACCATGTCGACCGCGTCGTTGTCCAGCAGCCACTGCAGCTGGATGCCGTCCCAGAGCGCGATGATCGAGGCGGCGACCCGGTCCGGATCCGCCCCCTCGCGCAGCCGCCCCTCGGCACGCAGCTCGCGGAGCTGCCCGGCGTAGTCCGCGCGCAGCCGCTGGAAGCGCGAGGCGAAGAAGTCGCGCCCCGGATGCTCGTCCGTCGTCGACTCCCCGCAGAGCACCGCGTAGAGCTCGATCACGCCGGGCGCCGTCTCGTTGTAGCGGGTCTGGCGCACGATCCCCTCGACGAGCCCCTCCTCCGGATCGACGGGCGTCGAGCCGTCGCCGGTGATCAGGTCGCGGTGCCGCAGCACGGCCAGGAGCAGATCCGTCTTCGACGGGAAGTAGTGCAGCAGGCTCGTCTGGCTGAGCCCGACCCGGTCGGCGACGTCCTGCAGCGAGCCGCGAGCGTAGCCGCGGGCCGCGAAGACCGCGTGCGCCGCCTCGATGATCGCGCGCCGGCGCTCGGCCGACTTCGCATAGGGACCGCGGCGGGTGCTGCGGGCGGGGGTCGCCTCCGTCATCAGCCGCTCCTCGCCCTCGAAGTGCCGGCTGCGCAGCCGGTCGATCGCCCAGCGTAGCGCGCGCTCGGAGCGACCCGGCGGCGCCGGCTGCCAATTTCGAGTAAGCACTCGAAATTGTGGTAGCGTCCCGATCAGCCGGGCGGACTGGTCCCGGACTCCACCACGATGAAGTGAGGGAAACATGCACCCGTTCACACGACGGCAGCTGCTCGCCGCGGGCCTCGGCACCGCGGCACTCGGCGGCCTGACCGCCTGCGCGACGCCCGGCACCGTGTCGGTCAACGCCGGCGCGGCGATCCCGGCGGCCACCGGCCCCGTCCGGCTCCAGTACTGGGCCTGGCTCAAGGACCTGCAGAAGGTCTGCGACGTCTGGAACGCCTCGCACCCCGAGATCCAGGTCGACGCGGTCTGGATCCCCGGCGGCAACGCCGGCGGCTATCAGAAGCTCTACTCGGCCCTCGCGGCCGGCGGCGGCCCCGACCTCGGCCAGGTCGAGATGCGCTCGCTCCCCGAGTTCCTGCTCGTCAACGGCCTCGTCGACCTCAACCGCTACGGCGCCGAGGACTACGCCGACCTGTACGACCCCACGCTCTGGGGCCAGGTCAGCTACACCGGCGGCGTCTACGGGATCCCGCAGGACAGCGGC
Proteins encoded in this window:
- a CDS encoding ABC transporter permease is translated as MFVAWRELRSARGRFLLIGAVVALLTLLVGFLSGLTGGLALQNVSAVLGVPADRLVFSAGDDAPSFADSAVTAQQEAEWAALPGVVSVEPLGVLQARAEADGARVAVAVLGVDAALGASADPGGIALSAPAAKALGVGVGDAVRIAGTSAVVSSIGGDDWYSHTPVVRLPLAAWRALAASLGTPADATVLAVRGSPDWAAGEAATGTIARAPLAALTAIGSFRSEIGSLLLMVAMLFGIAALVVGAFFTVWTMQRSGDIAVLKALGASTPSLLRDALGQALVVLIAGTGAGLLAVLGLGSLAGSALPFLLSPVTTLVPVALMIALGLLGAAAALRTVVSTDPLTALGSAR
- a CDS encoding sensor histidine kinase, with product MPHTPLAPVLTGLRAGLHLLVGGLLALVAVRTLVEPGPRTPAVLLLCLLLLAAYLAGPRWTARSRRRGRLRLAGVTLAWAALVLLESDAAYLAFPLFFLAMHVLPPRAAVAAVLGLTGIAVAALGWDDRWSIGGVVGPVIAAGIAILIGLAARALAREAREREELLAELLATRDRLGASERAAAVAEERSRLAREIHDTVAQGLSSIQMLLHAAERADPGRPGIEHVRLARETAAADLDETRRFIRELAPPALDSESIDGALRRLAGTHWERSGVVVTVDAEDGRALSMQTQTALLRLAQGAVANALQHSGASTVALTLRSDGRTARLEIADDGAGFDPEAAAPSARPDSFGLRAMRERAEQLGGRLEVESSPAGTTVRAELPAGGTP
- a CDS encoding response regulator transcription factor is translated as MIRVLLVDDHPIVRTGLRALIAADPGLTVVGEAGSPAEAISAAARLHPDVVLMDLRFGADRETGVDATRALRSSAAPPSVLVLTTYDTDADILGAVEAGASGYLLKDAPPEELLAAIRAAAAGESALAPAVAARLFERLRSPAPRLSARETEVLALVAQGLSNTEVAARLFVTETTVKSHLAHVFAKLGVTSRTAAVSAARRSGVLR
- the aspS gene encoding aspartate--tRNA(Asn) ligase, with protein sequence MTDETRLPRTTVSKLAALEDGPVRVAGWVETVRDQKKVQFVVLRDESGAVQLVNPAVREAVEGDDASAAKLAITEAISGLAQGSFVSVTGQLKHDERVKLGGLEVKLESLEIVSASIPEAPIAADSGIDKRMDWRFLDLRRPEQNLIARVQTTFEHALRTYWIEHDFIEIHTPKLMASASESRAELFEVEYFETKAYLAQSPQFFKQMAQPAGFGKVFEVGPAFRADPSFTSRHATEFTSVDAEVSWIDSHEDVMELHEQLIVAGLTAVVEKHGEAIKALFDIDLRVPTTPFPRIPLAEAKRIVAERGYEVPRADDDMDPEGERRIAAYVQEEFGHDFVFLTDYASSIRPFYHMRREGDGTITNSYDLIYNGVEISTGAQREHRVDVLVEQAREKGLEPEELEFYLDFFRYGVPPHGGFGMGLSRVIMLMLGQANLREVTYLFRGPTRLLP
- a CDS encoding TetR/AcrR family transcriptional regulator — encoded protein: MTEATPARSTRRGPYAKSAERRRAIIEAAHAVFAARGYARGSLQDVADRVGLSQTSLLHYFPSKTDLLLAVLRHRDLITGDGSTPVDPEEGLVEGIVRQTRYNETAPGVIELYAVLCGESTTDEHPGRDFFASRFQRLRADYAGQLRELRAEGRLREGADPDRVAASIIALWDGIQLQWLLDNDAVDMVACLTDYLDLMILPAP